A DNA window from Engraulis encrasicolus isolate BLACKSEA-1 chromosome 3, IST_EnEncr_1.0, whole genome shotgun sequence contains the following coding sequences:
- the imp4 gene encoding U3 small nucleolar ribonucleoprotein protein IMP4 encodes MLRREVRLRREYLYRKAQEDRLRTIEEKKQKLKTSLDDNKLIPTEVRKDALELQKLLEYDDEGAEGVSSHMDDEYKWAGVEDPKVMVTTSRDPSSRLKMFAKEVKLLFPGAQRMNRGNHEVKALVHACKANSVTDLVILHETRGQPDGLVVCHLPFGPTAYFTLYNVVMRHDVPDIGTMSEAFPHLIFHNFSSRLGRRVSNILKYLFPVPKDDSRRVITFANNDDYISFRHHTYKKTDHKNVELSEVGPRFEMKLYMIKLGTLENESTADVEWRHHAYVRTAKKRKFLSVE; translated from the exons ATG TTGCGAAGAGAGGTGAGGTTGCGGAGAGAATACCTTTATAGGAAGGCACAAGAGGACAGACTACGGACCATTGAGGAGAAAAAACAGAAGCTGAAAACTTCTCTTGATG ACAATAAACTAATCCCAACTGAAGTGCGTAAGGATGCCTTGGAGTTACAAAAGTTGTTGGAATATGACGACGAAGGTGCTGAAG GTGTCAGTTCACACATGGATGATGAGTACAAGTGGGCTGGCGTGGAGGACCCCAAGGTCATGGTTACCACATCCAGAGACCCCAGCTCCAGGCTCAAGATGTTTGCCAAA GAAGTGAAGCTTCTGTTTCCTGGCGCCCAGCGCATGAACAGAGGAAACCACGAGGTGAAGGCCCTGGTTCACGCCTGCAAAGCCAACAGTGTCACTGACCTCGTTATACTTCATGAGACAAGAGGTCAACCAG atggaTTAGTGGTATGTCACCTGCCATTTGGACCCACGGCGTACTTCACGTTGTACAATGTGGTCATGAGACACGACGTCCCAGACATCGGCACCATGTCGGAGGCCTTCCCTCATCTCATCTTTCACAACTTCTCCTCTCGACTTGGCAGAAGG GTATCCAATATCCTGAAGTACCTGTTTCCAGTACCAAAAGATGACAGCCGGCGTGTCATAACCTTTGCCAACAATGACGATTATATCTCCTTCAG ACATCATACATATAAAAAAACGGACCACAAGAATGTGGAGTTGTCAGAAGTGGGACCCAGGTTTGAAATGAAGT TGTACATGATCAAGCTTGGCACCTTGGAGAATGAGAGTACAGCAGACGTTGAATGGCGTCACCACGCATACGTACGCACTGCCAAGAAAAGGAAGTTTTTAAGTGTGGAGTGA
- the si:ch211-102c2.4 gene encoding uncharacterized protein si:ch211-102c2.4 isoform X2: protein MRMWCLVLLIYLVMHTDRCISDVSEAVLCKFDPEYADLQRVWCKQDSEDCCTGYAFGESITALYNGSVEVNNTANAFTITVHNLTEGNGMYWCGLMFSNETIMKLAEKYFSADPSLFEQVWSILRLVLFAVLVLAFVSTYMLTRGMYRSTQICRSKQEKGD, encoded by the exons ATGAGAATGTGGTGTCTTGTCCTCCTCATATACTTGGTCATGCACACAG ATAGGTGCATCTCAGACGTGAGTGAAGCCGTACTCTGCAAGTTTGATCCCGAGTATGCAGACTTGCAAAGGGTCTGGTGCAAACAGGACTCTGAGGACTGCTGTACGGGCTACGCCTTTGGTGAGAGCATCACGGCCCTGTACAATGGAAGCGTGGAGGTCAACAACACGGCCAATGCCTTCACCATTACTGTGCACAATCTGACTGAAGGCAATGGGATGTACTGGTGTGGCTTGATGTTCAGCAATGAAACAATCATGAAATTGGCGGAGAAATACTTCTCAGCag ACCCTTCACTGTTTGAGCAAGTCTGGAGCATTTTGCGCCTGGTGCTATTTGCCGTGCTTGTACTAGCATTTGTCAGTACTTACATGCTTACCCGTGGTATGTACAGATCTACGCAAAT TTGCAGATCCAAACAAGAAAAAG GTGACTGA
- the si:ch211-102c2.4 gene encoding uncharacterized protein si:ch211-102c2.4 isoform X1, producing MRMWCLVLLIYLVMHTDRCISDVSEAVLCKFDPEYADLQRVWCKQDSEDCCTGYAFGESITALYNGSVEVNNTANAFTITVHNLTEGNGMYWCGLMFSNETIMKLAEKYFSADPSLFEQVWSILRLVLFAVLVLAFVSTYMLTRVADPNKKKVTDDGYENVALHGHRRRGRQASSDNTVTEE from the exons ATGAGAATGTGGTGTCTTGTCCTCCTCATATACTTGGTCATGCACACAG ATAGGTGCATCTCAGACGTGAGTGAAGCCGTACTCTGCAAGTTTGATCCCGAGTATGCAGACTTGCAAAGGGTCTGGTGCAAACAGGACTCTGAGGACTGCTGTACGGGCTACGCCTTTGGTGAGAGCATCACGGCCCTGTACAATGGAAGCGTGGAGGTCAACAACACGGCCAATGCCTTCACCATTACTGTGCACAATCTGACTGAAGGCAATGGGATGTACTGGTGTGGCTTGATGTTCAGCAATGAAACAATCATGAAATTGGCGGAGAAATACTTCTCAGCag ACCCTTCACTGTTTGAGCAAGTCTGGAGCATTTTGCGCCTGGTGCTATTTGCCGTGCTTGTACTAGCATTTGTCAGTACTTACATGCTTACCCGTG TTGCAGATCCAAACAAGAAAAAG GTGACTGATGACGGATATGAGAACGTTGCATTGCATGGCCACAGGAGAAGAGGCCGACAGGCTAGTAGTGACAACACAGTCACTGAAGAGTAG